GAGGTGCTAAATGACCGCAGCGCCACCGCATTAATAGACGCCAACAATTCTTTCGGCCAGGTCGCCGGGCACAAGGCCATGAAGCTGGCGATAAGCAAGGCCCATAAAAACGGGGCGGGAATAGTCGCGGTGAAAAATTCCAACCATTTCGGCATTACGGCCTATTATTCGATGCTGGCCTTGAAAGAATGCATGGTGGGAATCGTGCTGACCAACGCCTCGCCGGCCATGGCCCCTTACGGGACGACTGCGGCTCTCTTGGGGACGAACCCGCTGTCTGTGGCTATACCGGCGGCGAAGCAGGTGCCGATAGTGCTCGATATGTCTTCTTCCGTGGTGGCCAGGGGTAAAATCAGGTACGCTGCTCTAAAAAATGCTGCTATCCCGCTTGGCTGGGCCCTGGACAGCGAAGGAAAACCGACCACCGACCCGCAAAAAGCGCTGGCGGGAAGCCTTGAACCGATTGGCGGGGTTAAAGGTTCCGGCCTGTCCCTGGTTATTGACATCTTATGTGGGGTGCTGACCGCAACAGCTTTAACCGGCGAAGTCTTAAACGTGACCGACTTTAGCGGCCCGTCCAAGACTGGCCATCTTTTCTGCGCCCTGAGCATCTCCAGCTTTAGCGACCCCGCCAAGTTCAAAGAATCAGTCGACGCGGTCATTCAGCGGATCAAGGCGCTTCCTTCAGCCGGCGGAGGCCCCGTATACCTTCCCGGTGAAATCGAACACAACAATACCCTCAAGAACCTGGAAAACGGCATCCCTCTCGATGAGGAAGTGGTTGAATCTTTGAATAAACTGGCGCGCAAGTATGGGGCCAGCCCATTGACTTAAAAATCGACCGGCAATCTTGGAACCTCATCCTCCCTATAAAAGCATTACCCGTCAAAACTTTCGAGGGGTAATGCTTTTTTAACGGCCCGTGCTTTTAAACACGGGCCGTTAAGGCGTTCCAGCAGCTTGTCATCCTTTCAAGTGTTCCGGGAGGGGCGGTGCGTAGGCCCACACGATTTTGAACGGCTCATCGCCGGTGTTGATAATCTCGTGCTCTACCCCGATCGGCGAAAAAATGCAGGTGCCGGGATAAAGCTCATACTCCTCCCCGCCGGCAATAAGCTTGCCCCTGCCGGAGACCACGTACATGGCTTCTTCCTGGTCGGTGTGCTTGTGCAGGGGGATCCTGCTCCCGGGTTCCGTCACATTCGTCCCCATGGAAATCTGTCTTGCACCCACGGTCTTTTCGCAAATCAGAAGTTTCGACACGCGGGGAGGTTCTCTCCTTGTTCCCTCCACTTCGCTTTCCCTGACAATCAGTTTCTTCATCGTTTCATACCTCCACAAAGTAATTTTGCCATATAAACGGCGGCCTTTCCCCTTGCCTGCCGGAAGTCAAGCCGGTACACAAGGGCTTTCCCTCAATCAATCGTTTTCTTCGTAAATCGCCTCCTGAGGGCATGTATTCATGCAGGCATAGCATTCTACGCATAAACTGCTGTCAATTTCCACTTTCCCGTCGGTTTCGCTGATTTTCGGGGCGCCAACAGGGCAAACCGAAACGCAAACCGCATCGCCACTGCATTTTGCTTTATCCACTTTGAGCACCGATGACCCTCCTGATTCGTTATTAAAAATACTGGATTGATTCTAAGTCTATCTTACTTCGGTTTTATTCATTAGCGCAATTTATGTTTATAATTGTATTTATCGGTTATGCTTATTAATAACGTTCAAGTTTGCCGCTGCAGGCCGCCTTTGAACACCTCAACGATTCCCTCGTCGCCGTTTACAATGACATAATCGCCGGTTTCGATTATTTCTATCGGATCCCGATCAAAATCCGTAACAGTCGGAATGTTTGCGATCATGGCGGCAAGGACCGTCAGGGCGCATCCTTCTCTGTAGACGAAGGCAGCCGGGTTGACCCCGTAAGACCTAGTCCTGCCGTACCCCATAAAGCCGCCGGAACCTCTGGGTTCAGGAAAAACCAAAACCTTGCCCTTAAACGGGACCTGGTACAAGGGGTGGTTTCTTTCCGTCGTAAAACCTCTTTTTTCATCCACATTTCCCCAGCCCATTAAAGGCTTTTTTGACACAAGTGCTTCTCCTTCGGCAATACCGCCGATCACCTTTCTGCCGCGGAGAACGATTTTTTCTGTGCCAGTATTCATAAGTATTACCTCCATTCGCCTTTCCATTTGCCTGTGATAGCCGCCTGGATGCAATCTTCCGTAGTTCCGTACCAGACCTCCAGCTTTCTTGGATGAAGATGCCCGGTCATGTAATAATTCAGTTTTGCCGCATCCGTGGCCATAACCGCGGCTGGCGGCATCTCCCCGCGCATCTCTCCAGCGCAGGTACCCGACAGGAAATTTGCTCCCGCCCGTTCGATTATGGCCTTGTACCCCATGGCCTCGGCGATTTTGTACGTCCAGGGGTTGGTCATGACCCACAAACTCGTCTTGCACCTTTTGCCCTCAAGCAGCCGCGCCGCTTTCTGGATTTCCTGAATATTGTAGTGGGGACAGCCCAAGTAAACAAAGTCCACATCGTCAGTAGAAGCAAAGTTCAGCATTTCGTAAACCCTTTTTAAATCACTGCGGGTTATAGTTATTCGTTTTTTTATCTTGTCGCCTTTAAACGCAGCTTCCAGGGTAGGCGCTTCAGGGGTCAAGCCGGGAACGTGATACATCCGTACCTCGCCGCCGGTGTTCAGCGATGAGTTCATTTTGACCAGCTGGCTGGTGGTCGGTTTGCCGATGCCGACTATGGCCGGGACTTTGAGACCCACGGCTTCCCCTACCGCCCAGCCAAACAGGTCATAGTCCATGTCGGTTTTTAGTTCGGCCTCACACTCCACCAATACCGTCGCCGCCCTGTTTTCATCGAGATGCATGTCATAGGCCGGAACCTTTCCTAAGTATGCGGTTTGGAAACATCCATCAATGTTTGTCCTGGCTCCCAGTATGGCATTGGCCCACGGGATCGCAGAGCTTTCCCCCCACGAACAGTGCTGGCCCACCGTGGGCCAATACGAGCTGACCAGGTAATAATTGCATGAAAGGGTGGGAATCATCCCCATTTGTACATATGGTTTAATGTTTTGCAGGCACTTTTTGTGGTATTCCGGATCGCTGTTGGGCCAAGTGCAGCAGTTTTCCCACCCGTCGACAATAAAGCCGGGAGCAATAGGTTTATTGCCAAAAGTGGGTACCTTGAATTTCTCGCCCCTTTTAGCCGCCTCCTCGATTTCTTCAATAGTAATGCGGTAATCTGGGACCCAGGAAGACTTTAAACCGGGATGCAGGTCCGCCGTCCCGTCGATGTCAACCAGCCTTTCCGCACCTGCTGCTTCACCGTAGGCGACTAGAAACTGCATGCATTTTTGGGCCAGATAACCCTGCTCGCCGTCCAGTATCCTTTTTTCTTCATCGGTCAAGCGCATCTCAATTCACGCTCCTCATAATTTTTCGTGTCTGTTCGTCCGCCGCCCGTTAATGATATGCTGGAAAAAACCGGACGACGCTACCATATTTGCAGCAATTATAGCTCGATGTAAAGTTCCTCCACCTTTTCCGGCAGCGGTACGCCGTTTTCATCCCAGCCCATCAGCGTATAATAATACTTTTTTGCCTTTTCCAGCGCTGCCGGATCGAGAGTGGGCTTCCCGGACAGCACCCCGCCGATCTTGGGCTGGAAATAACGCTGCGGCAATATATCGTAGGCAGCGGTGAATCCTTCCCGCACATTGAACAACCTGGCCGTTGTCAGTATCCGCTCAGCTATCCTCAACAGTTCCGCCGCGCTGGTGTCCCAGCCGGTTACGGCCGCAGTAAGGGCGGCTATTTTCTGGTAATCCAGGATTACTCCCGTGAGATGGCATAACAGCAGGCTGTCGTACAGCACCTGTTTGAAATGCTCCACCCTGAACAAAGCCACCTTGCGGGGCCCAATATCGTATACAGGAACTGTGTCATGGTATCCCAAGGATTTCAGCGGGTTGATCCCTGCATCCGCCGCATACTTGCCGTCCATGATATTGCAGCAGTGATCGGCCCCGTGCGGATTAATCATAAAGCCAAGACCAAAGCCCGGCATGAGCCTTGGTTCATGCTGCCCAGGTTCCAACCCCTTAACGTGCATAGCGAACCTTTCCGATCCCTTCCCGATTTGCTGAGCAAGCCTTAACGTCCCTTCGGCAAGCAGCCTGCCGAAACCCTCCTTCTTGGCGATAAGCTCAATGCATTTCAACATCGCCCCGGCATTTCCCCATGTCAGTTCAATGCCGCCCGTGTCTTCAACTGTCAGCAATCCGTTCTCAAAGCACTCCATGGCGAAGGCTATCGTTCCGCCCACAGAAATGGTGTCCAGGGAGTAAGCATTGCACAGTTCGTTACCTTTGACTACGGCCTTCATATCATCTATGCCCAGGTTGCTGCCCAATGAGGCGATTGTTTCATATTCGGGTCCGCCATAGGCAGGATCCACCGGATAGGGATCGTCGAATTTTATCCTTTTTTTGCAACGCATGGGGCAAACATAACACCCCTCCATTCCTATCCGGACAGTATCTTTCATGACTCCGGCATGGATGTTCTTTACCCCCGGAAATACTCCGTCCCGCCAGTTGCGGATCGGCAAATTGCCGACCGCCTCAAAACCGACGATTTCCGGACCGCCGGTACCGTACTTCATCCATTCCATCGTGCGCCAGGATGTCTCTATCCGGTGTTGGGTATCCTTGTTTTGTTCCGCAACTCGTTCCGGGCAGCACGCCTGCGGCGTCCAGGTCCCTCTGACCGCGACCGCCTTTAGATTCTTTGAACCCATCACCGCACCCAGGCCGCCTCTGCCGGCAGCATCATAACAGCCGTTCATTATGCAGGCATACCGCACCTGATTTTCCCCACCGGGGCCTATCAAAGATACGCGTATCTTATCGTCGCCCAGTTCGGAGCGGATGGCCTGCTGCACTTCTTTTACGGTTTTGCCCCATAGGTGGCCGGCGTCCCTTATGCTTACGTTTTGATCTTTTATCCAGAGGTAAACCGGCCGGTCAGCCTTCCCTTCCACAATCAGGGCATCGTACCCGGCCCTTTTAAGCTCGGCCCCCCAGAATTCGCCCACCTGCGAAAGGGCTATGCCCCCGGTCAGCGGAGATTTGGCGCCGACGGCATTGCGCCCGCTCGCGATTACGGATGTTCCGGTAAGAGGCCCCAGGGCAAAAACCAGTTTGTTTTCCGGCCCCAACGCGTCTATACCCGCTTTAACCTCTTTAAGAAGAAAATAGGCTATGAATCCATTCCCGCCCAAGTACCTCCTGTAAAACTTCTCATCCTTCTTTTCCACGCTGACGGTTCTGTCCGTCAGGTTTACCCTGAGAATCTTTCCCGCATATCCACCCGGTGTTCCTTCAGCCATTTCCATTCACCTCCGGATCTCTCAGCAAAATTCTCCCGCAGAATCGCTGCAAAACGAATATAAACGGATCTTCTCTCTCCTTTTTGGTTATTGACAATCAAAACCCTAAGATGCACAATTATTTATAATGGTTAGTCCATTTCTCAATATCATTGCCGTGGAGGTCTAAATGAGAGGGCAAGCAGACCGGAGAAAAATCCTATTTGTTACAACCCTGGGAGCATTAATGGCTCCCTATGTCTTCTCTTCGATAAACACCACCTTGCCGTCAATAGGGCGCGATCTGTCGATTAATGCCGTGCTGATGAACTGGATTGCCCTGTCCAGCGTGCTGTCGGCAGCCATGTTCATTATTCCGATGGGTAAAATTGCCGACATATACGGTCCACAACGGGTTTTATTAATCGCGGTAACAGTGCATATCACAGCCTCGTTTTTGTGCGGCGTTTCTTCTTCGGCGGCGATGCTGATCGCTTTTCGAGCGTTGCAGGGGATCTGCGGAACCACGATGATGGTTACTACCACCGCAATCATATCGTCAGCCTATCCGCCGGGTGAAAGGGGGCAGGCGCTCGGTCTGAACGTGGCAGCGATTTATATAGGTTTATCCCTGGGTCCTTTTATTGGAGGCATCCTTACGAATAATTTCGGCTGGCGAAGCGTCTTTTTTGTGGTGGTGCCCGTCGGGGCGCTAATGATCGCCCTCCTGCTAAACCTTAAACAGGAATGGACAGTCGCACAAGAAAACAGGTTCGATTTCAAGGGTTCGTTGATTTTCTCCATAGGGCTTTTCGGCCTTATTTACGGACTGTCCACAATCAGCAGCGGCCGGGCTGGCCTGACCATGGTATTCATTGGTTTGCTTGCTCTGGTTGTGTTTGGTTTCTATGAGGCAAAAACTCAAGACCCGGTACTGGACGTCAGGTTGTTAACAAGCAACAGGATCCTCTTGTTCTCCTCGTTGGCCGCGCTAATAAGCTACAGCGCCACTTACGCCGTCAGCTACATGTTGAGCCTGTATTTACAGTACATAAAAGGGTTCCCGCCGCAGCAGGCCGGCCTCGTGCTTGCCATACAGCCGGCCACGCAGGCCTTTTTTTCCCCGCTGGCCGGCAAATTGTCCGACCGGGCTGAACCGCAGAAGGTCGCTTCCCTGGGTATGCTGCTAACGGCAATGGGGCTGCTGTCCCTTTCCTGTTTAACGCCGGATACCGGGCAGCATACTGTTTTAGGAACTTTGTTTATTTTGGGCGTTGGCTTTGCCTTTTTCTCTTCTCCAAACTCGCTGGCAATAATGAATTCCGTAGCCAAACAACATTACGGCGTGGCCTCAGCCATTATTGCCGTCTCACGTTCGATCGGGCAGACGTTGAGCATGGGCATTACAACCTTGACCATGGCTTATTATCTGGGAAAAGCGCATATCGACCCGTTAAATTACCATAAGCTGCTCATGAGCCTGCGTGCATCGTTCACCATTCTATCTGTCCTTTGCGGTCTGGGCATTTTCGCTTCACTCGCCAGGGGTAAAACGCGCAGCACGGCAAACATGCAAGGCAAGGAATGATATGGAATAAGCTTACAAAGCGCGCAGATAAAGTTGCTCCACGTCTTGGGGCGTGGTTTGCCTTGGATTTATCTCAAAAAGGGTGCTGCGCAAGGTGTCGGCAAGCAAACGCGGTATATCGTCTTTGGTTACTCCCAACTCTGAGAGATTATTGGGTATCCCGAGCTCTTTGTTCAGCTTTCTCGCTTCATCGATCAGCATTTCAGGTTCAAATCTGTTGCCGCTGGCTGCCCCTGGTTTAATTAGGCTGTAAATCTTTTTGTATTTTCCGGTATCAGACAGTGCGTTGAATTCCAACACATGCGGGAAGAGCACGGCGTTGGCCACTCCGTGGGGGATATGGAACAGGCCGCTCAAAGCATGAGACAAGGCATGAGTGTTGCCGGGGCGTGCCAGGGACTGAGCCACTCCCGCAAACATACTTCCCAGAAGCATGTCCTCCGCTGCCTCCAGATTCCTCCGGTTGGCCACAAAGGCACGAAGGCTCCTCCCAATCAGTTGCAGGGCTTTTTCCGCCATGCAGTCCGTAAAAACATTGCCGGTCAACGAAAGATAGGCTTCAACCGCATGGATCAGGGCGTCCATTCCCGATGAAGCCGTAATCGAGGCCGGCAATGTTGTGATTGCCTCCGGATCTAAGAGTGCGTACTCCGGCACCAGGTTATTTCCTCCAATAACCATTTTGAATTTATTATTGTCAGTAATAACCGCAACCCGTGATACTTCGCTCCCTGTTCCGGCCGTAGTGGGTATGGCAAAAATAGGTGCCACCTGGCACTGGTTGTTTGGCCTTTCGTAATCTTCAATCTTTCCCCCATTGATAGCAACTAAGGCTGCAGCCTTGGCCGCATCCATTGCGCTGCCACCGCCCAAAGCCACAATTCCTTCGCATTGGTTTTCAGTAAAACATTTGACAGCTTTGGCCACGGTTCTTGTGGAGGGGTCGGCTTCGATGTCAATAAAAACAGTGAAATCTATGCCGTTCCCGCTTAACATTCTTTCCACGTTTTTTCTTTGCTGTTCCAGAGCCGGATCGGCCATGAGCAGAACCCTTTTCAGGTGCCTGGCGCTTACCTTTGCGGGCAATTCCTTCATGCAGCCGGCGCCGAACGTCACTTCTCCCCTCATGCTGAACGAAAAACGTTTATACATTTTCACATCACCT
The Peptococcaceae bacterium genome window above contains:
- a CDS encoding MFS transporter yields the protein MRGQADRRKILFVTTLGALMAPYVFSSINTTLPSIGRDLSINAVLMNWIALSSVLSAAMFIIPMGKIADIYGPQRVLLIAVTVHITASFLCGVSSSAAMLIAFRALQGICGTTMMVTTTAIISSAYPPGERGQALGLNVAAIYIGLSLGPFIGGILTNNFGWRSVFFVVVPVGALMIALLLNLKQEWTVAQENRFDFKGSLIFSIGLFGLIYGLSTISSGRAGLTMVFIGLLALVVFGFYEAKTQDPVLDVRLLTSNRILLFSSLAALISYSATYAVSYMLSLYLQYIKGFPPQQAGLVLAIQPATQAFFSPLAGKLSDRAEPQKVASLGMLLTAMGLLSLSCLTPDTGQHTVLGTLFILGVGFAFFSSPNSLAIMNSVAKQHYGVASAIIAVSRSIGQTLSMGITTLTMAYYLGKAHIDPLNYHKLLMSLRASFTILSVLCGLGIFASLARGKTRSTANMQGKE
- a CDS encoding 4Fe-4S binding protein, giving the protein MLKVDKAKCSGDAVCVSVCPVGAPKISETDGKVEIDSSLCVECYACMNTCPQEAIYEEND
- a CDS encoding Ldh family oxidoreductase, which codes for ITAAIKSLIDYNYIVLGGEKMSSAQLFPVKKLQDFSNEILLKLNVTPGNAEIITDSLLTADLREVKSHGIVRLPVYIGRIEAGVMKADAPVEVLNDRSATALIDANNSFGQVAGHKAMKLAISKAHKNGAGIVAVKNSNHFGITAYYSMLALKECMVGIVLTNASPAMAPYGTTAALLGTNPLSVAIPAAKQVPIVLDMSSSVVARGKIRYAALKNAAIPLGWALDSEGKPTTDPQKALAGSLEPIGGVKGSGLSLVIDILCGVLTATALTGEVLNVTDFSGPSKTGHLFCALSISSFSDPAKFKESVDAVIQRIKALPSAGGGPVYLPGEIEHNNTLKNLENGIPLDEEVVESLNKLARKYGASPLT
- a CDS encoding cupin domain-containing protein, translating into MKKLIVRESEVEGTRREPPRVSKLLICEKTVGARQISMGTNVTEPGSRIPLHKHTDQEEAMYVVSGRGKLIAGGEEYELYPGTCIFSPIGVEHEIINTGDEPFKIVWAYAPPLPEHLKG
- a CDS encoding aconitase X catalytic domain-containing protein — protein: MRLTDEEKRILDGEQGYLAQKCMQFLVAYGEAAGAERLVDIDGTADLHPGLKSSWVPDYRITIEEIEEAAKRGEKFKVPTFGNKPIAPGFIVDGWENCCTWPNSDPEYHKKCLQNIKPYVQMGMIPTLSCNYYLVSSYWPTVGQHCSWGESSAIPWANAILGARTNIDGCFQTAYLGKVPAYDMHLDENRAATVLVECEAELKTDMDYDLFGWAVGEAVGLKVPAIVGIGKPTTSQLVKMNSSLNTGGEVRMYHVPGLTPEAPTLEAAFKGDKIKKRITITRSDLKRVYEMLNFASTDDVDFVYLGCPHYNIQEIQKAARLLEGKRCKTSLWVMTNPWTYKIAEAMGYKAIIERAGANFLSGTCAGEMRGEMPPAAVMATDAAKLNYYMTGHLHPRKLEVWYGTTEDCIQAAITGKWKGEWR
- a CDS encoding DUF126 domain-containing protein, with product MNTGTEKIVLRGRKVIGGIAEGEALVSKKPLMGWGNVDEKRGFTTERNHPLYQVPFKGKVLVFPEPRGSGGFMGYGRTRSYGVNPAAFVYREGCALTVLAAMIANIPTVTDFDRDPIEIIETGDYVIVNGDEGIVEVFKGGLQRQT
- a CDS encoding aldehyde ferredoxin oxidoreductase family protein, which codes for MAEGTPGGYAGKILRVNLTDRTVSVEKKDEKFYRRYLGGNGFIAYFLLKEVKAGIDALGPENKLVFALGPLTGTSVIASGRNAVGAKSPLTGGIALSQVGEFWGAELKRAGYDALIVEGKADRPVYLWIKDQNVSIRDAGHLWGKTVKEVQQAIRSELGDDKIRVSLIGPGGENQVRYACIMNGCYDAAGRGGLGAVMGSKNLKAVAVRGTWTPQACCPERVAEQNKDTQHRIETSWRTMEWMKYGTGGPEIVGFEAVGNLPIRNWRDGVFPGVKNIHAGVMKDTVRIGMEGCYVCPMRCKKRIKFDDPYPVDPAYGGPEYETIASLGSNLGIDDMKAVVKGNELCNAYSLDTISVGGTIAFAMECFENGLLTVEDTGGIELTWGNAGAMLKCIELIAKKEGFGRLLAEGTLRLAQQIGKGSERFAMHVKGLEPGQHEPRLMPGFGLGFMINPHGADHCCNIMDGKYAADAGINPLKSLGYHDTVPVYDIGPRKVALFRVEHFKQVLYDSLLLCHLTGVILDYQKIAALTAAVTGWDTSAAELLRIAERILTTARLFNVREGFTAAYDILPQRYFQPKIGGVLSGKPTLDPAALEKAKKYYYTLMGWDENGVPLPEKVEELYIEL
- a CDS encoding iron-containing alcohol dehydrogenase, which codes for MYKRFSFSMRGEVTFGAGCMKELPAKVSARHLKRVLLMADPALEQQRKNVERMLSGNGIDFTVFIDIEADPSTRTVAKAVKCFTENQCEGIVALGGGSAMDAAKAAALVAINGGKIEDYERPNNQCQVAPIFAIPTTAGTGSEVSRVAVITDNNKFKMVIGGNNLVPEYALLDPEAITTLPASITASSGMDALIHAVEAYLSLTGNVFTDCMAEKALQLIGRSLRAFVANRRNLEAAEDMLLGSMFAGVAQSLARPGNTHALSHALSGLFHIPHGVANAVLFPHVLEFNALSDTGKYKKIYSLIKPGAASGNRFEPEMLIDEARKLNKELGIPNNLSELGVTKDDIPRLLADTLRSTLFEINPRQTTPQDVEQLYLRAL